Proteins encoded in a region of the Chryseobacterium piperi genome:
- a CDS encoding DUF6660 family protein — translation MNFLRLILAFYFMALTMVPCEDAHKQSGSSKTSFSLSIEKSHSKDEGDVCSPLCICNCCQIAVTAFKMEPTISIPEQVHAYFSKKILFQKHDFAYQVYNHIWQPPKI, via the coding sequence ATGAACTTTTTAAGATTGATTTTAGCATTTTACTTTATGGCATTAACGATGGTGCCATGCGAAGATGCGCATAAACAATCGGGGTCGTCTAAAACGAGCTTTTCATTAAGTATTGAAAAGTCTCATTCAAAAGATGAAGGTGATGTATGCTCTCCATTATGTATTTGCAACTGCTGTCAAATAGCAGTTACAGCTTTTAAAATGGAACCGACGATAAGTATTCCGGAGCAGGTTCACGCATATTTTTCAAAAAAGATCCTTTTCCAGAAACACGATTTTGCTTATCAGGTATACAACCATATCTGGCAGCCCCCTAAAATTTAA
- a CDS encoding protein O-mannosyl-transferase family produces the protein MNNKSTFQLVLSILFLAIIYILSVASDPSLGDSLIFTIQGYHGFSFDSNATNHLLFSNFLAFIHILLPFINVHFLFVGVSILSGLLFLFYLQKLLEISEVSSRSSILCILLMGLSFTFWRQSIITEVYTFYLLFVVLFLIHVFKFIQEKKSKHFYRVSFFFGLLFLIHIQTILFIPLYCYLIFKNSKTLKNHLLYGLLITIGLFLVLLIPPLLGHHSFIAIFTNPDYTESIFNLDLKVISKSILKNSGILIYNFLFFIIFIFWGFKNKKLLDYFIVGALPFIAFCIKHNVSDIYVFHLVLYIFILILIGRGLDRFPKIYVVAPLILPLIYFLSYKIVKETPTGEQLEKEKEYKGGVRYMLFPPLNKNPDLNYFIIKYKEDSLYKDPFLKSLYSDVIEWEKIKNNYSKK, from the coding sequence ATGAATAATAAATCCACGTTCCAATTAGTACTAAGTATTTTATTTTTAGCAATAATCTACATCTTGTCAGTTGCCAGCGATCCCTCTTTAGGGGATAGTCTCATTTTCACCATACAAGGCTACCATGGATTCAGCTTTGATTCAAATGCAACGAATCATTTACTATTTTCTAATTTTTTAGCATTCATTCATATACTGCTTCCTTTTATTAATGTTCATTTCCTTTTTGTTGGGGTCAGTATATTATCTGGTTTATTATTCCTTTTCTATTTGCAAAAACTATTAGAGATTTCAGAGGTTTCATCAAGGTCTTCTATCCTATGTATTTTACTCATGGGATTGTCATTTACCTTTTGGAGACAATCAATAATTACTGAAGTCTATACCTTTTATCTGCTATTTGTTGTTTTATTTCTTATTCACGTATTCAAATTCATTCAGGAAAAGAAATCAAAACATTTTTATAGAGTCTCTTTTTTCTTTGGTCTTCTTTTTTTAATACACATTCAAACCATTCTTTTTATACCATTGTACTGTTATTTAATTTTTAAGAATTCAAAAACTCTTAAAAATCATCTTTTATATGGGCTATTGATCACCATAGGTTTATTTTTAGTTTTATTAATCCCTCCATTATTAGGGCATCATTCGTTTATTGCTATATTCACTAATCCCGACTATACAGAATCTATTTTTAATCTTGATTTAAAAGTCATCTCTAAAAGCATCCTAAAAAATTCAGGTATTCTAATATATAACTTCCTATTTTTCATCATCTTTATATTTTGGGGATTTAAAAATAAAAAACTTCTGGATTATTTCATTGTAGGCGCTTTACCTTTTATTGCCTTCTGCATAAAACATAATGTATCAGACATTTATGTATTCCACTTGGTTCTCTATATTTTCATTCTCATCTTAATAGGAAGAGGATTAGATCGATTCCCCAAAATATACGTAGTAGCTCCATTAATACTACCGTTAATATATTTCCTCTCTTATAAAATCGTAAAAGAAACTCCTACTGGTGAACAATTAGAAAAAGAAAAAGAATATAAAGGAGGAGTCAGATATATGCTATTTCCTCCTCTTAATAAAAATCCCGACTTGAATTACTTTATTATTAAATACAAAGAAGATTCATTATATAAAGACCCTTTCTTAAAAAGCCTATACTCAGATGTTATTGAATGGGAGAAAATTAAAAATAACTATAGCAAAAAGTAG
- a CDS encoding T9SS type A sorting domain-containing protein, producing the protein MKRKLLSLSSLLIGFFGFSQTVVYFKYDEAGNQTYRGPNINAKKATEELKPEIQEKPASIQQSTAMDEKTFWKQIRLYPVPVNDVLTIDWTDQADELIESVSLYQHSTVHWKFQQQNIPSLNKQLKINMSGFEWGVYVLRFTLKDGRVFSKNITKR; encoded by the coding sequence ATGAAAAGAAAATTACTTTCCCTATCCTCATTGTTAATAGGATTCTTTGGTTTTTCTCAAACTGTAGTTTATTTCAAATATGATGAAGCAGGAAACCAAACATACAGAGGGCCTAATATCAATGCTAAAAAAGCTACGGAAGAACTAAAACCTGAAATACAAGAAAAACCAGCTTCTATACAACAGAGTACTGCAATGGATGAAAAGACATTTTGGAAACAGATCAGGCTCTACCCTGTTCCGGTTAATGATGTTCTTACCATAGACTGGACTGACCAAGCAGATGAATTGATAGAATCTGTTTCACTTTACCAGCATAGTACTGTTCACTGGAAATTCCAGCAACAAAATATACCAAGCTTAAATAAGCAATTAAAAATCAATATGTCCGGTTTTGAATGGGGGGTCTATGTTCTTCGCTTTACCTTGAAGGACGGAAGGGTATTCAGTAAAAATATTACGAAGAGATAG